The Salminus brasiliensis chromosome 4, fSalBra1.hap2, whole genome shotgun sequence nucleotide sequence GGCTGTACCTTATTTGGTTCCTATTAtcaatgaaccatttcacagcAGATTCATTCTTAATCATCCAGCTTTATCCTCAACGATTGAATTATGCAGCAattttttaccaaaaaaaaaagaagaaacaaaaagcGACGAGTCCCCACTTAACTGACTCAGCTATTCCACCTGTTGCTGTGTAATACTGTGAGCCTCGTCGTTTCGAATTAAATGTTGAAGTTTCCACACAACAGTTTTTCTACAGCTTTTAAAAGAAGCTGCGTTTAATAAACTAAGATCAATGACCAACGTGGCGTTTATAACACTGCATAAGACTGACTGCATAAGGTTGCTATATGCTCAttattagtagcagtattattatataatttttatataatattttataattattatatatatatatataaaataaacattattataaacataataaatcttaaatattataaacatgtttttttcgtttttcatttttttgatATAATGGGAACCCGTTCTTTCAAAATGACTTCTttacaataaaatctttttagatATCTAATTTAAAGTTTTaaagctttttccttctcctgcaaagttgccgttttttgagtgacagcgGCTAAAGCAAGCTATAGTCTCCTGTAGCTCTGATTATAAAAAGAGAGCAACACGTCAAACACACGAGCAGCTTCAGCTCAAAGGCAATTCCAGGCACATATTACACACTTTAAACATgcttaataaaatgaaatttaCCAAGACgtatttaaaatatgttaaataatttATTGATCATACAAagggtttcttccttcagcacGGAAGCAATAATATTCTCTTATTTCAATATTTAACGCTCCAGCTGTAGCTCCTTTTCGTGGTGTGTGTGGTAAATCATAAAGTCCTTCGAAATGACACGAGCCGGCTTTAGAGGACACTGTTAAAACAAAGGCTATTTACATCGTTCATTTACAACACTGGACCTGTAGAGGACTGAACTGATCAGCCGGGGCGATCGAGTTAGGCTTGGTTATTCTGCCACAGCGCAGCGAAATGAAGCTAAAACAGCTGACAGGGGAGCTGGCTGAGCAACTCGCCTTGTCCGTTTCTGGCGGTTTAATAACATAATTTACTCCGTACAAAATATATACATCTCACTTACACTCGCCTGTGCACAACACAGCGCATCGGCACCAGCAGACCAGGCGCCTGCTGGAGCGAGGAGGACAGTGTTATCTGCGAGTTCTGCTGTAGGGAGACAGCGCATACCCTGCTTTACTTAAGGACAGCAGCGCATGTTCTGCGTCGGGACGGCAGTGCACACTCTGCGCGGCTGTAGGACAGCAGTGTATACCGTGCTTTACTTCAGAACAGCAGTGTATACCCTGCTTCAGGCTGCAGGCTGGACTAGAGTCTCTGCTCAGCTGTCAATCACAACGCGTCCGAGCTGTTGCTGCACGGGCTGACGAGGGAGCCGCTCGTGGCCTTGTGCTTTTTCAGCAGTCTCGTGATTTTCTCGTCGTCTGAGTTGGGATCCAGGGGTTTGTTGTACTCGTCGTCGTCCTCGTTGTCTGAACTCTCCTTCATCTTCTCCGTCTCGGAGTCGTGCTTCTTCTTGGCCGTGGCCATTTCCGCCGCGTGCTTCTTCCTCCACTTGGTCCTGCGGTTCTGAAACCACACCTGCGGGCAGAGGAGCACAGTTACAGTCACACAGCTGCACCATCACCTCCACTGCACCTGTAGAGCACCTCCACCACAGCTGTGGCAGGTCTTCTCTACACCTGTTTTAGCCACTGCACCAGAAACCAATACATGAGGATTTCTGTATTACTGCTGGAATGTCCAACACGTAGATAACACGTCATTATTATAGATACAATATAGCTATAACTAtataaattattactattatttataataataataataataataataataataacaataatatatactatatatatatatattagaaatgAAGTCATTATAACTACTAAAACCTGTTTTCTAATTCATGAAAATATAAACGTTTTAATGGTGtaactgaggtgtgtgtacCTTCACTTGGCTCTCAGTCATTCCCAGTGAGTAGGCgagccgtgctctctccggacCGGCCAGGTATTTGGTCTGCTCGAAAGTTTTCTCAAGGGCGAAAATCTGCTGTCCTGAGAAAGTGGGTCTGGAGTGTTTCTTCTTGCCATCTTTATCCAGCATTAGGTTGGCTTGTGCTGTAAGAGAAGAGGTCATTCAGTCTCAGTAAAACTCAAACGATTCACTTCCTACAGGCCAATACAAACTTTATCAACTTAACAAAAACTAACAGCCCCAAAAAAACCAACCTCCTAATAAAAACACTATTTAAACCCACATCTTCTTCCAGTGCAATGACATGAATTAACCCAGTGCTCcaaatacactcacacacactctgtaaagGCAGAACCGAGCTGAATGGGTGTAAATAGTGCTGCTCTGATCTgttttaattaaagtatttaTGCAAGTTAAATTACAGCATTGTAATCTAAAAAATGAAGCTTTTTTAGACTGAAGAAAGTATTTGTATGAATTAGGCTAATAAATATGTTATTTgatatttgattttttaattaaatatcacTCCACATTTATATCTGGCAAGTAGACACGAAATGTGTCTCCGCTTGCTCTGTTATTTCCTATATAATTTACAGGCTCCACTAAAAGTAGTCCCGTTTGCTCTTGTAATTATAGGTCTATGTTACTTTAGAGTGTCCTCTAGAATTAGTTTCACATTTCCTCTGGAGATGATCATTTCTCTAGAAAATACAGAATTAGCTCTGTAGAGGAAACCTCTGGTAGTTTAGCTGGTCCTCTGTGGCTGTAGCCACGCTCCTCTACATTTCACAGATTACTAAACTCCTCTAAGAAGCTGCTAATAACCACACACATGAGTAAAGTTTCAGAGCAGATGTTTGTGAAGGTCAGAAACACTCACTGGGACAGGGCACTCTCGGGTCCCTCCACGGGGATGCCTGCATGACCCCGGGCCAGAAGATGGGCGGGCGTCCGGGCAGCTCTGCCAAGGGTTTAGGGTATCTGGCCACGGCCGCGGGGTTCAGGTACATCCCCGCCGTGCCTGCCAGGCCGCCGATCCGTGGGAAGCCCGTGAGCAGCTGTCCCGCCGCGCCGATGGGCCTGCCGAGGATATCACTAATCCCGTGCGGCGTCCCCAGCGGGATCTGCGAGCTGAGGTTAGAGAGCGAGGTCGGAGCCTTGAAGCCCGCCGGGTTCTGCAGCGCATACGGGAACAGAGAGCTCTTCATCTCGGTCATGTTGTGCAGCGCAGCCAGCGGCGTGCTGCCCAGCACGAAAGCGCTCTGCCTGTTAGCATCCATTTGCCCCACAGCTAACATTTGTAAGCATGAGCCTCAAAGGGAGCGCgggaaaaaaatcaaataaacaaacaaacaaacaaacaaacaaacaaacaacacaaaacTAAAGGAAGAAGTTGTCAAGCAGCCTCTACAGAGCCGAAGGTGCCGAGGTATCCAAGAAGAAGCTCTCTCTAGAGATGAGAGAAAAAAGTTTTAAAGCCCAGTGTTTGTGTCCCAGTCTCGGGCGAGCCCCTCCGGTCAGTCCGCGATTCTCCGCCTGCTGGAGGagagtcagccagtcagcctgCGCCTTTAC carries:
- the nkx6.2 gene encoding homeobox protein Nkx-6.2 — translated: MLAVGQMDANRQSAFVLGSTPLAALHNMTEMKSSLFPYALQNPAGFKAPTSLSNLSSQIPLGTPHGISDILGRPIGAAGQLLTGFPRIGGLAGTAGMYLNPAAVARYPKPLAELPGRPPIFWPGVMQASPWRDPRVPCPTQANLMLDKDGKKKHSRPTFSGQQIFALEKTFEQTKYLAGPERARLAYSLGMTESQVKVWFQNRRTKWRKKHAAEMATAKKKHDSETEKMKESSDNEDDDEYNKPLDPNSDDEKITRLLKKHKATSGSLVSPCSNSSDAL